The proteins below come from a single Chryseobacterium sp. MA9 genomic window:
- a CDS encoding patatin-like phospholipase family protein: MNFERVGLVLSGGGTKGIAHAGVLKFLQEKGIEIDILSCCSAGSIVGCLHAIGKTPEEILEFFNSVYFFNWKHFTFNQPGLVSSVIFRNYLKPIFHEMKLGDLDIEVKIVATELVAGTQKIFDKDFEIVDAIIASCSIPGITTPYIIGDEMYCDGGVLNNFPADIIREDCDKLIGVFVSPPNEAKIKDLNSIKAIVSRSYDLLSYRIEKIKFDYCDWFISSQKLSSYGTFERRKDRLEEIFNIGYKAAKESYEESTFFTELKQSGT; encoded by the coding sequence ATGAATTTTGAGAGAGTAGGACTTGTTTTATCAGGAGGCGGTACCAAAGGAATCGCTCATGCGGGAGTATTAAAATTCTTACAGGAAAAAGGTATTGAAATTGATATCCTTTCCTGTTGCAGCGCTGGATCTATTGTAGGCTGCCTTCATGCCATAGGAAAAACTCCGGAAGAAATCCTGGAATTTTTCAATTCTGTGTATTTTTTCAACTGGAAACATTTTACATTTAACCAGCCGGGGCTTGTTTCTTCAGTAATTTTCAGGAACTATCTGAAACCTATTTTTCATGAAATGAAATTAGGAGATCTTGATATCGAAGTGAAGATTGTAGCCACAGAGCTTGTTGCCGGAACCCAGAAGATTTTTGATAAAGATTTTGAAATTGTGGATGCAATCATTGCTTCATGCTCCATTCCGGGAATAACCACTCCGTACATTATTGGTGATGAAATGTATTGTGATGGAGGAGTATTGAATAACTTTCCGGCAGATATCATCAGAGAGGATTGTGATAAGCTGATCGGTGTATTTGTATCCCCACCCAACGAAGCTAAGATTAAAGATCTGAACTCCATTAAAGCAATCGTTTCCCGTTCTTATGATTTACTTTCCTATAGAATTGAAAAAATAAAATTTGATTATTGTGACTGGTTTATTTCTTCCCAAAAACTGTCATCGTATGGAACTTTTGAACGAAGAAAAGACAGATTGGAAGAAATTTTCAATATTGGTTACAAAGCAGCAAAAGAAAGCTATGAAGAAAGTACCTTTTTCACAGAATTAAAACAATCCGGAACATAA
- a CDS encoding SPFH domain-containing protein: MELAFHGWMVPAVIALLCVLFYKFILRIFFGLIIVPQDKIGLVTKKFVLVGKQELPEGRIIATNGEAGFQAQTLAPGVYFRKWIWQYSIDFQSFTVIPTGKIGLLLAKDGVELETGRILGRKVDCDSFQDAEAFLKNGGRKGRQTAIIAPGSYRINTLLFEIELTDMTQIPDNAVGIITTMEGDPLAEGQIAGKIINEHNKFQDVDTFLNNGGFKGLQEQVILAGSYFLNPWFTKVEMVKMTEIPIGHVGVIISYVGEEGRDLSGIDFKHGNIVEKSHKGVWAEPIGPGKYPINPYIMKVELVPTTNLVLNWAYERSESHQLDKNLSTITVRSKDGFPFNLDVSQIIHIPTYEAPKVIARFGNMINLVSQVLEPTIGNYFRNSAQDSDVIAFLGTRKERQQSAKDHISSVLEQYNVNAVDTLIGAIVPPESLMKTLTDRKLAEEQKITYETEMLAQETRQALEKETAVADMQKEIVKADQGVVIAERIADASVKKATGDANSVRLQANAEGDRLKLLATGEAEKTRLLAKAEAEKIELLAKANAEQISLTGNAEAEKILAIGKSNAESYKLSVEAMGGNNFTQLKIMENIASQNVRIMPEVLIGGNGDSANGGISGLLGLQLLEQIQKKNVETVSTMEEKTDNNS, encoded by the coding sequence ATGGAATTAGCTTTTCATGGCTGGATGGTTCCGGCCGTAATTGCACTTTTGTGTGTACTTTTTTATAAATTCATTTTAAGAATTTTCTTTGGATTAATCATTGTTCCTCAGGACAAAATAGGTTTAGTTACTAAAAAATTTGTATTGGTTGGTAAGCAGGAACTTCCGGAAGGAAGAATTATTGCAACCAACGGAGAAGCAGGTTTTCAGGCTCAGACATTAGCTCCGGGTGTATATTTCAGAAAATGGATATGGCAATATTCTATCGATTTTCAGTCTTTTACAGTGATTCCGACCGGAAAAATAGGATTATTACTGGCAAAAGATGGAGTAGAATTAGAAACCGGAAGGATCTTAGGCAGAAAAGTTGACTGTGATTCTTTTCAGGATGCTGAAGCTTTTTTGAAAAATGGAGGAAGGAAAGGCCGTCAGACCGCCATTATTGCGCCGGGATCCTATAGAATCAATACATTGTTATTTGAAATAGAATTAACGGATATGACTCAAATTCCTGATAATGCAGTGGGAATTATCACAACCATGGAAGGAGATCCTCTAGCAGAAGGTCAGATTGCGGGTAAGATTATCAATGAACATAATAAATTTCAGGATGTAGATACTTTTTTAAATAACGGTGGATTTAAAGGCCTTCAGGAGCAGGTAATCCTGGCGGGTTCTTATTTTCTGAATCCCTGGTTTACAAAAGTTGAAATGGTGAAAATGACGGAAATTCCGATCGGCCATGTGGGAGTCATTATCAGCTATGTAGGAGAAGAAGGACGAGATTTGAGCGGGATTGATTTTAAACATGGAAATATAGTTGAGAAAAGCCATAAAGGAGTTTGGGCAGAACCTATTGGTCCCGGAAAATATCCCATCAATCCTTACATTATGAAGGTTGAACTTGTTCCTACCACCAATTTGGTACTGAACTGGGCTTATGAAAGAAGCGAATCTCACCAACTGGATAAAAATCTTTCAACAATTACAGTACGAAGTAAAGACGGTTTCCCTTTCAATCTTGATGTTTCGCAAATTATCCATATTCCTACGTATGAAGCTCCAAAAGTAATAGCTCGTTTTGGAAATATGATCAACCTTGTAAGTCAGGTTTTAGAACCAACCATTGGGAATTATTTCAGAAACTCAGCGCAGGATAGTGATGTGATTGCGTTTTTGGGAACCCGAAAAGAAAGACAACAGTCGGCAAAAGATCACATCAGCAGTGTTTTGGAACAATATAATGTAAATGCTGTAGATACTTTGATAGGAGCGATTGTTCCTCCGGAAAGTTTAATGAAAACTCTTACCGATAGAAAATTGGCGGAAGAACAGAAAATCACTTATGAAACTGAAATGCTGGCCCAGGAAACGCGTCAGGCTCTGGAAAAAGAAACGGCTGTTGCTGATATGCAGAAAGAAATTGTAAAAGCAGATCAGGGGGTGGTGATTGCGGAAAGAATAGCTGATGCATCGGTGAAAAAAGCAACCGGAGATGCCAATTCCGTAAGATTACAGGCAAATGCGGAAGGAGACAGACTGAAACTGTTAGCAACAGGTGAAGCAGAAAAAACAAGACTTCTTGCAAAAGCCGAAGCCGAAAAAATAGAATTGCTGGCAAAAGCAAATGCAGAACAAATTTCATTAACCGGTAATGCAGAAGCAGAAAAAATTCTGGCAATTGGTAAATCTAATGCAGAATCCTACAAACTATCTGTAGAAGCAATGGGTGGAAATAACTTTACTCAACTGAAAATCATGGAAAATATAGCAAGCCAGAATGTAAGAATAATGCCGGAGGTATTAATTGGTGGAAACGGAGATTCAGCGAATGGCGGAATCAGTGGGCTTTTAGGACTGCAGCTTTTGGAGCAGATTCAGAAGAAAAATGTGGAGACAGTTTCTACAATGGAAGAAAAAACGGATAACAATTCCTGA
- the lpdA gene encoding dihydrolipoyl dehydrogenase gives MNYDIIVIGSGPGGYVTAIRAAQLGFKTAIIEKENLGGICLNWGCIPTKALLKSAQVFHYINHAEDYGLNKVEASFEFPNVIQRSRGVASKMSKGIEFLMKKNKIDVILGTAKVQKGKKVSVTDKEGKVTEYSANHIIIATGARSRELPNLPQDGKKVIGYRQALSLPEQPKSMIVVGSGAIGVEFADFYNTMGTKVTVVEFMPNIVPVEDEEISKHLEKSLKKTGIEIMTNASVESVDTSGEGVKATVKTANGNITLEADILLSAVGIAANIENIGLEEVGIQTDKGRVLVNEWYETSVPGYYAIGDIIPTQALAHVASAEGITCVEKIKGMHVEKIDYGNIPGCTYCHPEVASVGLTEKQAKEKGYEIKVGKFPLSASGKATANGNTDGFIKVIFDAKYGEWLGCHMIGEGVTDMVAEAVVARKLETTGHEIIKSIHPHPTVSEAIMEAAAAAYGEVIHI, from the coding sequence ATGAATTACGATATTATTGTCATTGGAAGTGGTCCTGGTGGATATGTTACTGCGATCAGAGCAGCGCAATTAGGTTTCAAAACCGCAATTATCGAGAAAGAAAACTTAGGAGGAATTTGCCTTAACTGGGGATGTATTCCAACTAAAGCTTTATTGAAATCTGCTCAGGTTTTTCATTATATCAACCATGCTGAAGATTATGGTTTGAATAAAGTGGAGGCAAGCTTTGAATTCCCGAATGTAATTCAGAGAAGCCGTGGTGTTGCCAGCAAAATGAGCAAAGGAATCGAATTCTTGATGAAAAAGAATAAGATTGACGTAATTCTTGGTACTGCAAAAGTACAGAAAGGTAAAAAAGTTTCTGTGACAGATAAAGAGGGTAAAGTAACCGAATATTCAGCTAACCACATTATCATCGCTACAGGAGCACGTTCAAGAGAATTACCAAACTTGCCACAGGATGGTAAAAAAGTAATCGGATACAGACAGGCATTATCTCTTCCTGAGCAGCCAAAATCTATGATTGTTGTAGGTTCTGGGGCTATCGGAGTAGAATTTGCTGATTTCTATAACACAATGGGAACAAAAGTAACTGTTGTTGAATTTATGCCAAACATCGTACCTGTAGAAGACGAAGAAATCTCTAAACACTTAGAGAAATCTCTGAAAAAGACAGGAATCGAGATCATGACAAACGCTTCTGTAGAAAGTGTTGATACAAGCGGTGAAGGTGTAAAAGCTACTGTGAAAACAGCTAATGGAAACATTACGCTTGAAGCTGATATCTTATTATCTGCTGTAGGTATTGCGGCTAATATCGAGAACATCGGATTAGAAGAAGTAGGAATCCAGACAGATAAAGGAAGAGTATTGGTAAACGAATGGTACGAAACTTCAGTACCAGGATACTATGCAATTGGAGATATCATCCCAACTCAGGCATTGGCTCACGTTGCTTCTGCAGAAGGAATTACTTGTGTTGAGAAAATCAAAGGAATGCACGTTGAAAAAATCGACTATGGCAATATCCCTGGATGTACTTACTGCCACCCTGAAGTAGCTTCTGTAGGTCTTACTGAAAAGCAGGCTAAAGAAAAAGGATACGAAATAAAAGTAGGTAAATTCCCTCTTTCTGCAAGTGGTAAAGCTACTGCAAACGGAAATACAGACGGATTTATCAAAGTGATCTTTGATGCAAAATATGGTGAGTGGTTAGGATGCCACATGATTGGTGAAGGAGTAACGGATATGGTTGCTGAAGCCGTTGTAGCTAGAAAATTAGAAACTACAGGTCACGAGATCATCAAATCCATTCACCCGCATCCAACAGTTTCTGAAGCCATTATGGAAGCTGCTGCTGCTGCTTATGGTGAAGTGATTCACATTTAA